One stretch of Echeneis naucrates chromosome 11, fEcheNa1.1, whole genome shotgun sequence DNA includes these proteins:
- the cct3 gene encoding T-complex protein 1 subunit gamma isoform X2 produces the protein MIGQQVLVLNQNVKRESGRKVQTGNINAAKIQVQHPAAKSMIEISRTQDEEVGDGTTSVIILAGEMLSVAEQFLEQQMHPTIIIGAYRQALEDVLDTLKEISTPVDTSDRSMMLKIVHSAINTKALSRWSELACSIALDAVRTVELDDNGRKEIDIKKYAKVEKVPGGIIEDSCVLRGVMVNKDVTHPRMRRLIRDPRIVLLDCSLEYKKGESQTDIEISKEEDFARILQMEEEYIQQICDDIIRLKPDLVFTEKGISDLAQHFLMKANITAIRRVRKTDNNRIARACGARIVSRTDELREEDVGTGAGLFEVKKIGDEYFTFVTECKDPKACTILLRGASKEILAEVERNLQDAMQVCRNVLLDPFLLPGGGAVEMAVSKRLTERSRALTGIEQWPYRAVAQALEVIPRTLIQNCGASTIRVLTSLRAKHTQDNSVCWGVDGETGCLSDMTSLGIWEPLAVKAQTYKTAVETAILLLRIDDIVSGHKKKDKDEAMGGQGAE, from the exons ATGATCGGACAGCAGGTCTTAGTTCTCA ACCAGAACGTGAAGAGAGAATCTGGACGTAAAGTCCAGACTGGGAACATCAATGCAGCCAAG ATCCAGGTACAGCATCCTGCAGCCAAGTCAATGATTGAGATCAGCCGTACCCAGGATGAGGAGGTGGGAGATGGAACCACGTCTGTCATCATACTGG CTGGGGAGATGCTGTCTGTAGCGGAGCAGTTCCTGGAGCAGCAGATGCATCCGACTATCATCATCGGGGCATACAGACAAGCCCTGGAGGACGTGCTGGACACCCTGAAGGAGATCAG CACCCCTGTGGACACTTCAGACCGCTCAATGATGCTGAAGATTGTCCACTCAGCCATTAACACCAAGGCCCTGAGCCGCTGGTCAGAGCTGGCCTGCAGCATCGCCCTAGACGCTGTCCGCACCGTGGAGTTGGATGACAACGGTCGCAAGGAGATCGACATCAAGAAGTACGCGAAGGTTGAGAAG GTTCCTGGTGGCATTATTGAGGACTCGTGCGTTCTGAGGGGAGTCATGGTCAACAAGGACGTGACCCACCCCAGGATGAGGCGCCTGATCCGGGACCCTCGCATCGTCCTGCTGGATTGTTCCCTGGAGTACAAGAAGGGGGAGAGCCAG ACTGACATAGAGATCAGTAAGGAGGAGGACTTTGCCCGGATCCTTCAGATGGAGGAGGAATACATCCAGCAGatctgtgatgacatcatccgCCTCAAACCAGATCTGGTCTTCACTGAGAAAGGCATCTCAG ATCTGGCTCAGCACTTCCTGATGAAGGCCAACATCACTGCCATCCGGCGCGTCCGGAAGACCGACAACAACCGCATCGCCAG ggCATGCGGAGCTCGTATTGTCAGTCGGACCGATGAGCTACGGGAGGAAGACGTTGGTACAGGGGCGGGGCTGTTTGAGGTGAAGAAGATCGGTGATGAGTATTTCACCTTTGTTACTGAGTGTAAAGACCCAAAGGCCTGCACCATTCTGCTGAGGGGGGCCAGCAAGGAGATCCTCGCT GAGGTGGAGAGGAACCTGCAAGACGCTATGCAAGTGTGTCGTAATGTTCTGCTGGACCCCTTCCTGTTGCCGGGTGGTGGTGCTGTGGAGATGGCGGTGTCAAAGCGTTTGACAGAACGCTCCCGCGCCCTGACAGGTATCGAACAGTGGCCCTACCGTGCTGTAGCCCAGGCTCTGGAGGTCATCCCACGTACTCTAATCCAGAACTGTGGAGCCTCCACAATCCGAGTGCTGACATCACTCAGG gCCAAACACACTCAAGACAACAGTGTGTGTTGGGGTGTGGACGGAGAAACCGGTTGTCTGTCGGACATGACGTCTCTGGGCATCTGGGAGCCGCTAGCCGTTAAAGCTCAGACCTACAAGACTGCTGTGGAG acgGCCATCTTGTTGCTGCGTATTGACGACATTGTCTCTGGACACAAGAAGAAGGACAAAGACGAGGCAATGGGAGGACAAGGAGCTGAGTAG
- the glmp gene encoding glycosylated lysosomal membrane protein, with the protein MAAVLVGRPVVFLLALLRSCSGSFAAEMSKRQLTVQLNPGSTAPPPDGDLLHVRAVGDNDTLHYLFCSQGAPTLLLVHTNSASSTVKVDWPLFLARNTSGSLRVEPESSILYSTAVVFSRLLEYDDVNDTANPSDFFPPYELQSFTWSHLNLSGPVAVLCGSNNSTGSLCLQLSVFDSEGRGQAWPRLKHTVDSSQMLVWLDGLLPRANRSRFLLELQAVGGANPLSRVEVHQSIDDEFTPSIFKVSQWVSSVNDSSGILGFVQWKPVAYRQPNPSLENATPCRHSDPRPQSGQMIAAASGLIQAFYLGPEAFGLNVSFGIATEPFYSATRFLSWTAVVGVGSPPVDSFSPLVVAIMAVGLGTPVALLLLGGVWVCVRKKATDSPAYEPIN; encoded by the exons ATGGCGGCGGTGCTAGTCGGCCGACCGGTGGTGTTTCTCCTCGCGCTTCTTCGGTCGTGTTCCGGTTCGTTCGCAGCAGAAATGTCCAAACGGCAG CTGACCGTGCAGCTAAACCCGGGCTCCACAGCGCCTCCTCCTGATGGCGATCTGCTGCACGTCAGAGCTGTGGGCGACAACGACACGTTGCACTACCTATTCTGCAGCCAGGGGGCGCCCACATTGCTGCTGGTCCATACCAACTCAGCTTCCTCCACTGTCAAG GTGGACTGGCCTCTTTTTTTGGCACGTAACACCAGCGGCAGCCTGAGGGTGGAGCCAGAGAGCAGCATCCTGTACAGCACCGCCGTTGTCTTCAGCAGG CTATTGGAGTATGATGACGTGAACGACACAGCCAATCCGTCTGACTTTTTCCCTCCATATGAGCTGCAGAGCTTCACCTGGTCTCATCTGAACCTGTCGGGCCCAGTTGCTGTCCTCTGCGGGTCCAACAACAGCACCGGTTCACTCTGCCTGCAG ttgTCAGTGTTTGACTCAGAGGGGCGTGGTCAGGCCTGGCCCCGCCTCAAACACACAGTGGACTCCTCCCAGATGCTGGTGTGGCTTGATGGTTTGTTGCCACGGGCAAATCGATCCAGGTTCTTATTGGAGCTGCAGGCAGTGGGCGGGGCAAATCCCCTGAGCAGGGTGGAAGTCCATCAGTCGATCGATGATGAGTTCACTCCATCAATATTCAAG GTGTCTCAGTGGGTGTCATCAGTGAATGACAGCTCGGGCATTCTGGGCTTTGTTCAGTGGAAGCCAGTAGCATACCGTCAGCCTAACCCATCTCTGGAGAATGCCACGCCGTGCCGTCACTCTGACCCCCGGCCTCAGAGTGGCCAGATGATTGCAGCAGCGTCGGGTCTAATCCAAGCATTTTATTTGGGCCCTGAAGCTTTTGGACTCAATGTGAGCTTCGGCATTGCCACAGAACCGTTCTACAGCGCCACCCGGTTCCTCAGCTG GACGGCTGTGGTGGGCGTTGGCTCTCCCCCCGTCGACTCCTTCTCTCCGCTGGTTGTGGCCATCATGGCGGTGGGTCTGGGGACTCCGGTGGCACTCCTGTTACTGGGTGGAGTCTGGGTCTGCGTCAGGAAGAAGGCAACAGACTCACCTGCCTACGAGCCAATCAACTAA
- the cct3 gene encoding T-complex protein 1 subunit gamma isoform X1, giving the protein MIGQQVLVLNQNVKRESGRKVQTGNINAAKTIADVIRTCLGPRAMMKMLLDPTGGIVMTNDGNAILREIQVQHPAAKSMIEISRTQDEEVGDGTTSVIILAGEMLSVAEQFLEQQMHPTIIIGAYRQALEDVLDTLKEISTPVDTSDRSMMLKIVHSAINTKALSRWSELACSIALDAVRTVELDDNGRKEIDIKKYAKVEKVPGGIIEDSCVLRGVMVNKDVTHPRMRRLIRDPRIVLLDCSLEYKKGESQTDIEISKEEDFARILQMEEEYIQQICDDIIRLKPDLVFTEKGISDLAQHFLMKANITAIRRVRKTDNNRIARACGARIVSRTDELREEDVGTGAGLFEVKKIGDEYFTFVTECKDPKACTILLRGASKEILAEVERNLQDAMQVCRNVLLDPFLLPGGGAVEMAVSKRLTERSRALTGIEQWPYRAVAQALEVIPRTLIQNCGASTIRVLTSLRAKHTQDNSVCWGVDGETGCLSDMTSLGIWEPLAVKAQTYKTAVETAILLLRIDDIVSGHKKKDKDEAMGGQGAE; this is encoded by the exons ATGATCGGACAGCAGGTCTTAGTTCTCA ACCAGAACGTGAAGAGAGAATCTGGACGTAAAGTCCAGACTGGGAACATCAATGCAGCCAAG ACCATAGCTGATGTGATCCGGACTTGTCTCGGCCCGAGGGCTATGATGAAG ATGTTACTTGACCCCACAGGGGGCATCGTGATGACCAATGATGGGAACGCAATTCTCAGAGAG ATCCAGGTACAGCATCCTGCAGCCAAGTCAATGATTGAGATCAGCCGTACCCAGGATGAGGAGGTGGGAGATGGAACCACGTCTGTCATCATACTGG CTGGGGAGATGCTGTCTGTAGCGGAGCAGTTCCTGGAGCAGCAGATGCATCCGACTATCATCATCGGGGCATACAGACAAGCCCTGGAGGACGTGCTGGACACCCTGAAGGAGATCAG CACCCCTGTGGACACTTCAGACCGCTCAATGATGCTGAAGATTGTCCACTCAGCCATTAACACCAAGGCCCTGAGCCGCTGGTCAGAGCTGGCCTGCAGCATCGCCCTAGACGCTGTCCGCACCGTGGAGTTGGATGACAACGGTCGCAAGGAGATCGACATCAAGAAGTACGCGAAGGTTGAGAAG GTTCCTGGTGGCATTATTGAGGACTCGTGCGTTCTGAGGGGAGTCATGGTCAACAAGGACGTGACCCACCCCAGGATGAGGCGCCTGATCCGGGACCCTCGCATCGTCCTGCTGGATTGTTCCCTGGAGTACAAGAAGGGGGAGAGCCAG ACTGACATAGAGATCAGTAAGGAGGAGGACTTTGCCCGGATCCTTCAGATGGAGGAGGAATACATCCAGCAGatctgtgatgacatcatccgCCTCAAACCAGATCTGGTCTTCACTGAGAAAGGCATCTCAG ATCTGGCTCAGCACTTCCTGATGAAGGCCAACATCACTGCCATCCGGCGCGTCCGGAAGACCGACAACAACCGCATCGCCAG ggCATGCGGAGCTCGTATTGTCAGTCGGACCGATGAGCTACGGGAGGAAGACGTTGGTACAGGGGCGGGGCTGTTTGAGGTGAAGAAGATCGGTGATGAGTATTTCACCTTTGTTACTGAGTGTAAAGACCCAAAGGCCTGCACCATTCTGCTGAGGGGGGCCAGCAAGGAGATCCTCGCT GAGGTGGAGAGGAACCTGCAAGACGCTATGCAAGTGTGTCGTAATGTTCTGCTGGACCCCTTCCTGTTGCCGGGTGGTGGTGCTGTGGAGATGGCGGTGTCAAAGCGTTTGACAGAACGCTCCCGCGCCCTGACAGGTATCGAACAGTGGCCCTACCGTGCTGTAGCCCAGGCTCTGGAGGTCATCCCACGTACTCTAATCCAGAACTGTGGAGCCTCCACAATCCGAGTGCTGACATCACTCAGG gCCAAACACACTCAAGACAACAGTGTGTGTTGGGGTGTGGACGGAGAAACCGGTTGTCTGTCGGACATGACGTCTCTGGGCATCTGGGAGCCGCTAGCCGTTAAAGCTCAGACCTACAAGACTGCTGTGGAG acgGCCATCTTGTTGCTGCGTATTGACGACATTGTCTCTGGACACAAGAAGAAGGACAAAGACGAGGCAATGGGAGGACAAGGAGCTGAGTAG
- the jtb gene encoding protein JTB produces the protein MESDCRIPVACCRPRVLVFQALFWGLVSLRVFGAALLSEEKATAMKPVTTPCWLVEDFVVTTVCSQCNAFQTKSWLACGLTGYVERVNCTRTNKDEYKSCRSVVMEEHLFWKFEAVMLALTVVFAILVVVRQRWLDRLASEKVRRQIESI, from the exons ATGGAGAGCGACTGTCGAATCCCTGTGGCTTGTTGTCGGCCCCGGGTCCTGGTTTTCCAGGCTCTGTTCTGGGGCCTCGTCTCCCTCCG AGTGTTTGGAGCGGCTCTGCTGAGTGAAGAGAAAGCTACAG CAATGAAGCCAGTGACCACCCCCTGCTGGTTGGTGGAGGACTTTGTGGTGACCACAGTGTGTTCGCAGTGCAATGCCTTCCAAACG aagtCATGGTTGGCTTGTGGACTGACAGGATATGTGGAGAGAGTCAACTGCACCAGAACTAACAAGGACGAATACAAGAG CTGTCGCTCTGTAGTGATGGAGGAGCATCTCTTTTGGAAGTTTGAGGCAGTCATGTTGGCTCTTACGGTGGTCTTCGCCATCCTAGTGGTTGTCCGTCAGCGCTGGCTTGACCGCCTTGCCTCAGAGAAGGTCCGCAGACAGATTGAATCCATCTAG